Proteins co-encoded in one Microbacterium hydrocarbonoxydans genomic window:
- a CDS encoding phosphoribosyltransferase family protein, whose translation MPHPSRLGALSSELLAFLLAATCPGCGAAETVLCDTCRAALHPSVFERRTPQGMSVFAALTFESTAASCIRRLKDGGETLLAAPLGRALGAAVDAAVLGVAHALQEAAIVPVPTSPTAFRRRGYRVPELLVRRSGSVPHRALVLRGMRGDQRGLDAAERAANVRGTMRARGAGDGERVLIVDDVMTTGATLDEAASALADAGYDVVAAAVLAVTPRRSERIVNAPETRSK comes from the coding sequence ATGCCGCATCCGTCGCGTCTCGGCGCACTGTCGTCCGAGTTGCTCGCCTTCCTGCTCGCCGCGACGTGCCCGGGGTGCGGCGCGGCCGAGACGGTGCTGTGCGACACCTGTCGAGCAGCCCTGCATCCGAGCGTGTTCGAGCGTCGAACACCTCAAGGGATGTCAGTGTTCGCGGCGCTCACCTTCGAGTCGACCGCGGCGAGCTGCATACGACGTCTCAAGGACGGCGGAGAGACGCTGCTGGCCGCTCCGCTCGGCCGCGCGCTGGGGGCGGCCGTCGACGCGGCAGTCCTCGGGGTCGCCCACGCTCTGCAGGAGGCCGCGATCGTGCCCGTGCCGACGTCCCCGACGGCGTTCCGCCGCAGGGGATACCGTGTGCCGGAGCTGCTGGTGAGGCGCTCGGGCTCGGTCCCGCATCGCGCCCTGGTGCTGCGGGGTATGCGCGGCGATCAGCGCGGGCTGGACGCCGCGGAGCGCGCGGCGAACGTGCGCGGAACCATGCGCGCGCGCGGCGCAGGCGACGGGGAGAGGGTGCTGATCGTCGATGACGTCATGACGACCGGTGCGACTCTCGACGAAGCGGCGTCCGCGCTGGCGGATGCGGGATACGACGTCGTGGCCGCCGCTGTGCTCGCTGTGACACCACGTCGCAGCGAACGCATCGTGAACGCACCGGAGACACGGAGCAAATGA